One window of the Streptomyces sp. TS71-3 genome contains the following:
- a CDS encoding class I SAM-dependent methyltransferase has product MSNPFVAPGQQAILYGSTTRLASRTGALSRAKTAGLYVPRVIVQLVRQYAAEPEQRVGVVADIGCGRGTSSRFLAEHLRPRTLIGIDASPAMVAEARSRTGRWPGTRTAFIQGDFNYLPLPDAGCDLVVAAFCLYHSRTPDDVVREIARVLAPGGLAVLVTKGVDSYRELDALIALPGLDPGAVQRESLYTAAHSGNLADLTRPWLEVQTVVHDEHRFVFSGLNHAAEYLATSPKYELPAGLYGSPQALAAVLHEWLHDQPVTTSSTVTYVVAQSKRSRT; this is encoded by the coding sequence GTGAGCAACCCGTTCGTCGCCCCGGGGCAGCAGGCCATCCTCTACGGGAGCACCACCCGGCTGGCCAGCCGAACAGGCGCGTTGAGCAGGGCGAAGACCGCTGGGCTGTACGTCCCCCGGGTCATCGTCCAACTCGTCAGGCAGTACGCCGCGGAACCCGAGCAGCGCGTCGGTGTTGTCGCGGACATCGGGTGCGGCCGAGGCACCAGCAGCCGCTTTCTGGCGGAGCACCTAAGACCGCGGACGCTGATCGGGATCGACGCCTCCCCGGCGATGGTGGCCGAAGCCCGGAGCAGAACGGGACGGTGGCCAGGCACGCGCACGGCCTTCATCCAGGGCGACTTCAACTACCTCCCCTTGCCCGATGCTGGCTGTGACCTTGTTGTCGCCGCTTTCTGCCTCTACCACTCGCGCACACCCGACGACGTGGTCCGCGAGATCGCCCGCGTACTGGCTCCAGGTGGCCTCGCCGTCCTCGTCACCAAGGGAGTCGACAGCTACCGGGAGCTGGACGCGCTCATCGCCCTGCCTGGCCTCGACCCGGGCGCCGTACAACGCGAAAGCCTCTACACCGCGGCCCACAGCGGAAACCTCGCTGACCTGACACGGCCCTGGCTGGAGGTGCAGACGGTCGTCCACGACGAGCACCGCTTCGTGTTCTCGGGGCTCAACCACGCGGCCGAGTACCTCGCCACCAGCCCCAAGTACGAGCTTCCGGCCGGCCTGTACGGCAGCCCCCAGGCGTTGGCTGCGGTCCTCCATGAGTGGCTCCACGACCAGCCCGTCACCACCTCCTCAACCGTCACGTACGTCGTAGCCCAGTCGAAGCGAAGCCGGACATGA
- a CDS encoding phosphotransferase, with amino-acid sequence MNPLRFTKHYPTRDKAHAAARHYTWLLQHAAPLRQPALIAVEPTSLTFEQLVGRPAKVSDLRRLAALLGDAHGAAWASDLHRAHLDRPHTFSDGTSFTSYRAPRVTALTQRFLDGFLADRTALHSMLTLLDRSAEGPAAFYKDCNPRNFVIVSRGIVFSVDTDDLTLAPFGYDLAKLITTLAMTYGALHPTAIDEALETYNRAAARHDARLGTTDRARLGDFLALHAVLNAPYAGRNGYANGSSDHPRAHQAREPRTSNST; translated from the coding sequence ATGAACCCCTTGCGATTCACCAAGCACTACCCCACACGGGACAAGGCGCACGCCGCCGCCCGGCACTACACCTGGCTGCTCCAGCACGCCGCCCCCCTGCGTCAGCCGGCCCTCATCGCCGTGGAACCCACGAGCCTCACCTTCGAACAACTCGTCGGCCGCCCGGCGAAGGTGAGCGACCTACGGCGACTCGCGGCCCTCTTGGGCGACGCACACGGGGCCGCGTGGGCCAGCGACCTGCATCGCGCCCATCTCGACCGACCCCACACCTTCTCCGACGGCACATCCTTCACCAGCTACCGAGCCCCGCGAGTCACAGCCCTGACCCAGCGCTTCCTGGACGGCTTCCTCGCCGACAGGACAGCCCTGCACTCGATGCTCACCCTGCTGGACCGCTCGGCGGAGGGCCCCGCTGCCTTCTACAAGGACTGCAACCCACGGAACTTCGTGATCGTCTCCCGCGGAATTGTCTTCAGCGTCGACACCGACGACCTCACCCTGGCACCGTTCGGATACGACCTGGCCAAGCTGATCACGACCCTGGCGATGACCTACGGGGCACTGCACCCGACGGCCATCGACGAGGCGCTGGAGACCTACAACCGAGCCGCGGCTCGCCACGACGCCCGACTCGGCACCACAGATCGGGCGCGTCTGGGCGACTTCCTGGCCCTCCACGCCGTGCTGAACGCCCCGTACGCAGGCCGCAACGGCTACGCCAACGGCTCATCTGACCATCCACGCGCACACCAAGCCCGGGAACCGCGGACCTCAAATTCCACGTGA
- a CDS encoding NAD(P)-dependent oxidoreductase — MTDIPSGVPRPYPRRAVVTGAAGFIGSHIAQALLRRGATVIGVDHRDVSCDPLAAANLGTHGELDGYLHVTADLRTCAIEPLLLDADAVFHLAGLPGVHPSWGPQFAEYVHTNIVATQRLMEAAIRVRVPRVVVASSSSVYGATAGGASAETDLPQPISPYGVSKLAQEQLCLAHATRTDCPTSVVALRYFTVYGPRQRPDMFIHRVLTAALTGQPLRLFGQGHQRRDFTYIDDVTEATIAAGVAPANAIAVNIGGGTDVSLIDVINMVKALTGREIQLHADLARHGDAPTTRADTRRAESVLSWRPAVDLLTGMRAQLQALAQQPAYNGAA, encoded by the coding sequence ATGACGGACATTCCTTCGGGCGTGCCCCGCCCGTATCCCCGCCGCGCCGTGGTCACGGGCGCGGCGGGATTCATCGGTTCCCATATCGCCCAGGCGCTTCTACGCCGCGGCGCCACCGTGATCGGCGTCGACCACCGAGACGTCTCCTGCGATCCCCTCGCCGCGGCGAACCTCGGAACTCATGGAGAACTCGACGGCTACCTGCACGTCACGGCGGACCTGCGCACCTGCGCCATCGAGCCGCTCCTCCTGGACGCCGACGCCGTGTTCCACCTCGCGGGCCTTCCCGGAGTACACCCTTCCTGGGGACCGCAATTCGCCGAGTACGTACACACCAACATCGTCGCCACTCAGCGCCTCATGGAAGCAGCCATCCGCGTCCGCGTCCCCCGGGTCGTCGTCGCCTCGTCGTCCAGCGTCTACGGCGCAACGGCCGGCGGCGCGAGTGCGGAGACCGACCTGCCGCAACCGATCTCACCGTACGGAGTGTCCAAACTCGCGCAGGAACAGCTCTGCCTCGCCCACGCCACTCGCACCGACTGCCCCACGAGCGTCGTCGCCCTGCGGTACTTCACCGTCTACGGTCCTCGCCAGCGCCCCGACATGTTCATCCACCGAGTCCTGACTGCCGCGCTCACCGGCCAGCCCCTCCGCCTTTTCGGCCAGGGCCACCAACGCCGGGACTTCACCTACATCGACGACGTGACCGAGGCGACCATCGCCGCCGGCGTGGCGCCCGCCAATGCGATCGCCGTCAACATCGGCGGCGGCACCGACGTCTCCCTCATCGACGTCATCAACATGGTCAAGGCTCTGACCGGTCGCGAGATCCAGCTCCACGCCGACCTCGCGCGGCACGGCGACGCCCCCACCACGCGCGCAGACACCCGCCGTGCCGAGTCAGTGCTGAGCTGGCGTCCCGCAGTTGACCTGCTGACCGGGATGCGGGCTCAGCTCCAGGCCCTCGCTCAGCAGCCCGCATATAACGGGGCGGCCTGA
- a CDS encoding SDR family oxidoreductase: MTTALITGGTSGIGLGFARRLASEGHDLVLVARDKERLDQTAAELHKQYGVRTQAIAADLATSDGCAVVERHLSTSPIDILVNNAGHALPQPYPRSPLEAEEHMLDLLVRAPLRLTHAAIPGMTERGRGAILNIASVAGLLPTGTYGAAKAWLIRFSESLRFDLAPHGVRVLAVCPGFTRTAAPDIPTVPKWIWLTVDQVVDQAMKDLRRGRPVSVAGWHFKIYAAAVHHAPRRIAARMARSRAPRD, from the coding sequence ATGACCACCGCGCTGATCACCGGAGGCACCTCTGGCATCGGCCTCGGCTTCGCCCGCCGCCTCGCATCCGAAGGACACGATCTCGTTCTCGTCGCCCGGGATAAGGAGCGTCTGGACCAGACCGCCGCCGAGCTTCACAAGCAATATGGCGTCCGGACGCAGGCAATCGCCGCGGACCTCGCCACCTCCGATGGATGCGCCGTCGTCGAACGGCACCTGAGCACGTCGCCGATCGACATCCTCGTCAACAACGCCGGCCATGCTCTTCCCCAGCCTTACCCCCGCAGCCCGCTGGAGGCCGAGGAGCACATGCTGGATCTCCTCGTCCGTGCACCGCTGCGTCTCACGCACGCCGCGATTCCCGGCATGACCGAGCGCGGCCGCGGCGCCATCCTCAACATCGCCTCCGTCGCCGGCCTCCTGCCCACCGGCACCTACGGAGCCGCCAAGGCCTGGCTCATCCGCTTCAGCGAATCCCTCCGATTCGACCTCGCCCCGCACGGCGTACGCGTCCTCGCCGTATGCCCGGGCTTCACACGCACCGCGGCACCGGACATCCCCACAGTCCCCAAGTGGATCTGGCTCACCGTCGACCAGGTCGTCGACCAGGCCATGAAGGATCTACGCCGGGGGCGGCCGGTGAGCGTGGCCGGATGGCACTTCAAGATCTATGCGGCCGCGGTCCACCACGCACCGCGGCGCATCGCCGCCCGTATGGCCCGGTCCCGTGCGCCCAGAGACTGA
- a CDS encoding MAB_1171c family putative transporter, with amino-acid sequence MTVADVADQVGRYSILLLWAALLVRARSAWKGHHQRGLWLAVLTAATATTLFLPEVIDWATGVTGDAHDVTLLRNLVGVLSAGLTLWFIVDSARGRRLHALFVVGLAAAVATLIGMDLAAGASSGPSIPPAGAATPSTAYWLIVCVAHLVTDVIAVLVCGRYSRRTDDRDLAWSLRLFATGSVLAVGYWAAYLVHVCLRIPAALPYMSLVIELHGVSRALTLLVPTATYVTRFARDARTVWVLWPMWRDLFVAVPTVALIEPQSSRFHAILKPRASMALQAHRQIIELYDAILDLQRFVHAQAYELARQHAERIRVPAIQTPAAALAGALGQARRAKLAGVPAAGPGPLPGLDNGDAALLLAIARSWPSMSEALPGMEPTPSTA; translated from the coding sequence ATGACGGTCGCTGACGTCGCCGATCAAGTGGGCCGGTACAGCATCCTGCTGCTCTGGGCCGCCCTGCTCGTCCGAGCCCGCTCGGCCTGGAAAGGGCACCACCAGCGCGGCCTGTGGCTGGCGGTTCTCACCGCGGCGACCGCCACCACTCTCTTCCTGCCCGAAGTCATCGACTGGGCCACCGGCGTCACTGGCGACGCTCATGACGTGACGCTCCTGCGGAACCTGGTCGGCGTCCTCTCCGCCGGACTCACCCTCTGGTTCATCGTCGACTCCGCCCGAGGACGCCGCCTACACGCCCTTTTCGTGGTGGGACTTGCGGCAGCGGTAGCGACGCTGATCGGCATGGACCTGGCCGCGGGAGCCTCTTCCGGGCCCAGCATCCCGCCAGCTGGCGCTGCTACCCCGTCGACCGCATACTGGCTGATCGTCTGTGTCGCCCACCTGGTCACCGACGTGATCGCAGTCCTCGTATGCGGCCGATACAGTCGCCGCACCGACGACCGCGACCTCGCCTGGTCGTTGCGCCTGTTCGCGACCGGCAGCGTTCTGGCCGTCGGCTACTGGGCTGCATACCTCGTGCATGTCTGCCTTCGCATTCCAGCCGCCCTGCCGTACATGTCGCTGGTCATCGAGCTTCACGGCGTCTCACGGGCTCTCACACTTCTGGTGCCGACCGCCACCTACGTCACCCGGTTCGCCCGCGACGCGCGCACGGTCTGGGTGTTGTGGCCAATGTGGCGCGACCTCTTTGTGGCCGTCCCCACTGTCGCCCTCATCGAACCGCAGTCGTCCCGCTTTCACGCCATCCTGAAACCCCGGGCTTCCATGGCTCTTCAGGCCCACCGGCAGATCATCGAGCTGTACGACGCGATCCTCGACCTACAGAGATTCGTCCACGCCCAGGCCTACGAACTTGCCCGCCAGCACGCCGAACGCATCCGGGTTCCTGCAATCCAGACCCCCGCCGCGGCGCTGGCCGGCGCTCTGGGACAGGCCCGGCGGGCCAAACTCGCGGGCGTGCCCGCGGCCGGCCCCGGTCCCTTGCCAGGCCTGGACAACGGCGACGCAGCCCTGCTCCTCGCCATCGCCAGAAGCTGGCCGTCCATGTCAGAGGCTCTGCCGGGCATGGAGCCAACGCCCTCCACGGCATAG
- a CDS encoding regulator component translates to MTTTSEYGRLQAQCHQILNDLHVPRPYSLDGILHWVEDLRQRPLVLKELPRDAAGTGACGLWLSTDETDFVFYEARTAPLHQEHIILHEVGHMLSDHHDGADSGLDETLHSLLSGLQPHLIRRLMARTRYSTDEERRAEMLASLMHSWGEPPRPVGAPGRLGAFLGVRADDGR, encoded by the coding sequence ATGACCACGACAAGTGAGTACGGCCGCTTGCAAGCTCAATGCCACCAGATCCTCAATGACCTACACGTTCCGCGGCCGTACTCCTTGGACGGGATTCTCCACTGGGTCGAGGACCTGCGCCAACGACCACTGGTCCTCAAAGAACTACCTCGGGACGCCGCAGGCACCGGAGCCTGTGGGCTGTGGCTGAGCACGGACGAAACCGACTTCGTCTTTTACGAGGCCCGGACAGCCCCCTTGCACCAGGAGCACATCATCCTGCACGAGGTCGGACACATGTTGTCCGACCACCACGACGGCGCGGACAGCGGCCTCGACGAGACGCTGCACAGTCTGCTCAGCGGCCTGCAGCCGCATCTGATCAGGCGGCTGATGGCACGGACCCGCTACAGCACGGATGAGGAGCGGAGGGCGGAGATGCTCGCCAGCCTCATGCACAGCTGGGGGGAGCCGCCGCGCCCCGTTGGTGCACCCGGTCGGCTCGGAGCGTTCCTGGGAGTGAGGGCGGATGACGGTCGCTGA
- a CDS encoding DUF317 domain-containing protein, which yields MREGADDYCAYGDDDRLSVGLLRDTCKVGGCWRILARSAAGQSPVWHMDFDIHTPPELIAAVTAVLASDATVPVEPRPYLRGNNLDDMGAVWQPLADAGWTIIFDEACYLATSSDGVTTLTYAPAYKGLHDLMHPEAWLLEVVPDPEGDPLWCAMFHESTPLHLIAAFTTALVDPLPLSGELCTVPAVM from the coding sequence GTGCGGGAAGGGGCAGATGACTACTGCGCATACGGGGACGACGACCGCCTGAGCGTCGGTCTTCTCCGCGATACCTGCAAAGTCGGGGGGTGTTGGCGCATCTTGGCTCGATCCGCTGCGGGTCAGTCGCCGGTCTGGCACATGGATTTCGACATCCACACACCACCGGAGCTGATTGCAGCAGTCACGGCTGTTCTGGCCTCAGACGCCACCGTTCCCGTGGAGCCCCGTCCGTACCTTCGCGGCAACAACCTCGACGACATGGGTGCTGTTTGGCAGCCGCTGGCCGACGCCGGATGGACGATCATCTTTGATGAGGCCTGCTATCTCGCGACCTCGTCCGACGGCGTAACCACTCTCACCTACGCGCCGGCCTACAAGGGCCTTCACGACCTGATGCATCCAGAAGCGTGGCTGCTGGAAGTCGTCCCGGACCCAGAGGGGGATCCCTTGTGGTGCGCCATGTTTCATGAGAGCACCCCTCTACACCTCATCGCGGCTTTCACCACCGCCTTGGTTGATCCACTGCCACTGAGCGGCGAGTTATGCACGGTTCCCGCGGTGATGTGA
- a CDS encoding ATP-binding protein, which produces MTQNATSMLSAATVIWRWTSSTPNPAKLARVALRCALEQLGYDCSVITTAVQAVSEFVANADEHAVGPYELRLRSTASGIICEVEDGDPRIPQAPLLSPEMLFQPANEGRGGGLEALCELLSERGRGLHIVEELTEGVWGFRSHRGRKTAWLALTATPDGKFHPL; this is translated from the coding sequence GTGACTCAGAACGCGACGTCAATGCTCTCCGCGGCGACCGTCATCTGGAGGTGGACGAGCAGTACACCCAATCCGGCAAAGCTGGCCCGCGTGGCCCTGCGCTGCGCTCTCGAACAACTCGGCTACGACTGCTCCGTCATCACTACGGCAGTGCAAGCCGTCTCCGAGTTCGTGGCCAATGCCGATGAGCATGCCGTCGGCCCGTACGAGCTGCGGCTGCGCAGTACAGCGTCAGGGATCATCTGCGAGGTGGAGGACGGCGATCCTCGCATTCCGCAAGCCCCGTTGCTCTCGCCGGAGATGTTGTTCCAGCCGGCGAACGAGGGCCGCGGTGGTGGTCTTGAGGCATTGTGCGAGCTCTTGTCCGAGCGTGGGCGCGGGTTGCACATCGTCGAGGAGTTGACCGAGGGTGTGTGGGGATTTCGGAGCCATAGAGGAAGGAAGACGGCCTGGTTGGCGCTGACAGCCACTCCTGACGGCAAATTCCATCCTTTGTAG
- a CDS encoding SAF domain-containing protein: MIVSAIGFTVAAQTVGAREQVLVLARDVPIGQALRPGDLRVAEVAANGGVVPVVDRGAVLQRRARVPLVAGSLLALGQLGTNISFPPKGFSQVALAVEPGDAPPDLGRGERVAFLAGPTGTSAGTAVSGGESDPAVTGTVTGVRAPEAAGGPRVISVLVETAAARRTARLEHPRLAVLPAEGREAP, from the coding sequence GTGATCGTCTCGGCGATCGGATTCACCGTGGCCGCGCAGACGGTCGGTGCGCGAGAACAGGTCTTGGTACTCGCCCGCGACGTGCCCATCGGCCAAGCGCTGAGACCGGGTGATCTGCGCGTGGCGGAGGTCGCGGCGAACGGGGGAGTGGTGCCGGTCGTCGACCGAGGTGCTGTGCTGCAGCGGCGTGCGAGGGTGCCGTTGGTTGCAGGGTCGTTGCTGGCCCTGGGGCAGCTCGGTACGAACATCTCCTTCCCACCGAAGGGGTTCTCGCAGGTGGCGCTCGCGGTGGAGCCTGGTGATGCGCCACCGGACCTTGGCCGTGGTGAACGCGTGGCCTTCCTCGCTGGCCCGACGGGCACGAGCGCGGGAACGGCCGTGTCGGGCGGGGAGTCGGACCCGGCGGTGACGGGGACGGTGACCGGGGTGCGCGCTCCCGAGGCGGCAGGTGGCCCGCGAGTGATCAGCGTCCTCGTCGAGACCGCGGCGGCGCGGCGGACCGCGCGGTTGGAGCATCCCCGTCTTGCCGTCCTTCCGGCCGAAGGACGTGAGGCGCCGTGA